From the genome of Treponema peruense:
ATTAGGCAATCCACAACTTTTGATTATAACTCCAAATTAACACGGCTGCTCCATAACAACAAGCGGTACTTTGCAGAAAAATTAATTTCCCCACCGGCATATTGTTTACCCGTCCATTTTCCGCTACAATAATGCAATAAAAAGTGGGGAAACAATGCTTGTAAATAATTCTCTTGTACTATATAAAAATGCGGCTGCTGCAATTACCGGTGAATGTGTCAGCGGAAAATTTCCTGTAAGATTCAGAACAGCGCCGGCTACCCAGACAAAAAGTGCCGTATACGGAACGCAGAGTGTAAGAAATAAAGATTTTCTTGTTCTGTCAGAAACGCCCGTGTCCTCTTTGGAAAATGCACTTTCCTTTGCAGACACAAATGCACCTTCTGCAGACGACATGTATGACGCCCAGCCCAAAAATGCTATGGCAGTTCAGCTTAAGGAATGTTACGAACTTCTTGTTTCAGATGAAGAAACTGCCGCTGCTCCAATGGGGTTTGAAGAACTGGTGTCTTTGTTCCGCGGGACTTTTCATGCAGACGAAGCGTGGGCAGCATATTGCGCATTAAAAAATACAGTATATTTTAACCAGAGCCTTAAGGCGCAGATGGACGGCAAACTTGAATTTGTTCCGCGCCCGCAGTCAGAAATTGACGAACTTATGCGCCGTGCCGACGAAAAAAGTCGTGAAGGTGAAATTCGCGCAGCTTTTATTTCAAGACTCAAGTCACGCAAACTGGATCTTCCCGATGACGCACGCTACATGGTCGATGTAGAAGCACTGGCTCTTGGCAAAACAGACAAAAGCCGCACCATGCACGACGCGCATTTTAAGGAAACACCCGAGAACGCACACAAAATTCTTTTGGAAACAGGAATCTGGCCAATCACAAGAAATCCTTATCCGTTAAGATGGGGCCTTTCAATGCAGTCCGCAAAAGAAGGGCTTGCTTCACCTCCAAAAGATGAAGAGCGTGTAACTGTTCCTGGAGTTTCGTATGCAATAGACAATGCGTGGTCAGCAGATCCAGATGATGCCGTTGCCTTTGACGGAACATATCTTTGGGTTCACATAGCAGACCCCGCTTCTACTGTAATGCCCGGAAGTTCAATTGATGATGCAGCCCGTGCAAGAGGTTCAACGCTTTATATTCCTGAAGGTGCATCCAGAATGCTGTGCGAAGATTCACTTTCTGACTATGCGCTGGGACTCAATGAAATAAGCCGCGCACTTTCGTTCAGAATATTGCTTGATGAGTCCGGCGCCGTGGCTGACTGTTCTGTTTTAAAAACAATTGTAGATGTAAAACGCCTTACTTACGAACAGGCAGACGAACTCAAGGATACTCCTGAACTTGCACCGCTGTTCAAAATAGCAGAACGCAATATACACAGGCGCAACAAGGCCGGCGCTGTTCAGATAAGCCTTCCCGAAGTTCACATAACAGTAGACCCCGAAACAAAACAGGTTTCCATTCAGAATGAAGTACACCCGCAGAGTTCCGAGATGGTGCGCGAGATGATGCTTCTTGCAGGCGAAGGGGCTGCGCGTTTTGCTTTCAAAAATTCAATTCCTTTCCCGTACGTAAGTCAGGAAGCTCCCACTATTCCCGATGATATTCCCGAAGGGCTTGCCGGTCAGTTCAGATTGCGACGCTGCATGAGAAGACGTTCGGTCGGTGTTACTCCGGGTGTTCATTCAGGTTTGGGACTTGGAATGTACAGTCAGGTTACAAGCCCTTTGCGCCGCTACAGTGATCTTATCGCGCACATGCAGTTAAGGGCATTTATTGACGGCCGTAAACTTTTGGACAAAGACACCATGCTCATGAGAATAAGCGAAGGAGACGCCGGTTCACAGGCCGCACACAAGGCCGAACGCAAAAGCAACACGCACTGGACGCTGGTTTACCTTCTTCAGAATCCCGACTGGACAGGAGATGCAATCTGTGTGGACAAAGGACTCAAACAACCGCAGTTTTCAATACCGTCGCTTGGAATGGAAACTTATTTTACGCCCAATTCCGAAGTTGAACTCAACCAGTCCGTTAAGGTAAAAGCTGCAAATATAAATCTTCCCGAACTTACCGTGGACTTTATTCCTGTTTGATTCTGTTAGCAAAAAGCATACGTATGCAATATATTGCGCATATTGAGAATATTTTTGCATTTTGCTATAATAGCGCATTATGATAGTAATGAAGTTCGGCGGAAGTTCCGTCGCCAATGCGGAAAGAATCCGCCACGTAGCGTCAATTATTCAGGCGTATAAAAATGAACGTCCCGTTGTTGTTTTGAGTGCAATGGGAGACACGACAGACCACCTTCTTGAAGCAGCAGATGAAGCTGTCAAAGGGCGTGTTGATATTAAAAAAATCGAGACCCTTCATTATGATACAGCCCGCGAACTTGGAATAGATGTTCCGGCAATAAAAGAGCTTTTGGGTGAACTCGGAACCCTTCTTACCGGAATAAGCATGCTTCACGAACTTACAAAACGCACGCGCGACTATCTGGTTTCGTTCGGTGAGCGCATGTCCGTAAGAATGATGGCTGCCTTTCTTGAAAAGAGCGGTGTTCCGGCTAAGTTCTACGATGCGTGGGACATTGGCATGGTAAGTGATTCAAATTACATGTCTGCAGAACTTTTGGATGAAGTCTGGGACACAATTCCCAAAGCGTTCGATTCCTACAAAAGCGGCTCTTCACCCGAGATTCCCATCGTAACAGGATTCATTGCAAAAGACAAAAACGGAATAATTACAACACTCGGCCGTGGCGGAAGTGACCTTAGCGCAACAATGATCGGCGCGGCTCTTAAGGCAGACGAGATTCAGACATGGAAAGATGTTGACGGCATTATGACAGCCGATCCGCGCGTTGTAAAAGAAGCACATCCTGTTCCCGAAGTTACATACGAAGAAGCTCAGGAACTTGCCATGTTTGGAGCTCAGGTACTTCACCCGCGCAGTATGATTCCGTGCCGCAAAACAGGAACTCCGGTACGCGTAAAAAACAGTTACAATATAAAAAGTCCGGGAAGTATAATTGTAGAAAAACATTCCGGCGAGCGTCCTCTGGTTACTGCAATTACCAGCGTAAAAAATGTTTCGCTTATTGACATTCAGTCCAGCAGAATGCTCGGTGCCGCAGGTTTTCTTGCACACATATTCAACCAGTTTCTCAAGTGGAACATAAGCATTGATGTAATTGCAACATCAGAAGTTTCTGTAAGCCTTACTGTAAACGGAAAAACTCCTCTTGACGGAGTAATTGCCGATCTTTCAAGAGTTGCAGAAGTCAACGTAAAGAATTCAAAAGCAATTGTGACTGTTATCTGTGATGCATCGCGTTCAAGTTTTATTCTTGCAGATGCATTTGCCTCTCTTTCCAAAAACGGAATCAACGTACAGATGATAAGCCAGGGCGCAAGTAAGGTAAACATAAGTTTCCTTGTTGAACAGACCCAGGCCGATGACACTGTGCGCATTCTTCATTCAGCTTTGTTCAAATAATTTAACGGTGGAATAAAATGAAAATTGCTCTTGTCGGATACGGAAAAATGGGACACATGCTTGAATCTACCGCATTGTCTCTTGGTGATGAAGTTGTTGCAACAATAGATGTTTTTGCTCCAGATGCAAGTGTAAAAGTTAGTGCAGGTGACGGTGCTGCTGTGGCACGAGCAGTAAAAGAAAGCGGCGCAGAAGGTGTAATAGAATTTACACATCCTTCTTCGGTAATGGAAAATATTCGCGCTCTTGTTCCACTCGGCCTTCCTCTTGTAGTAGGAACAACAGGCTGGACAGATTGTGAAAAAGAAGTCGCTGAACTTGCTGCAAAAACCGGCGGTACCGTAATGCACAGCGCAAACTTTTCTATTGGTGTAAATCTCTTCTATAAAATAGTAGAAGAAGCATCGCGTCTGGTTTCTAACTTTGACGAATACGACAGCGCCGTTTGGGAAATGCACCACAATCAGAAAGCAGACAGTCCTTCCGGAACAGCACTCGATATTGCCCGCCGCGTAATGGCCGGAAACCCGCGCAAAACTTCCATGGTAACAGATGCATTCCATTCGCGCCCGTCACCTGAACAGCTGCACGTTTCTTCTACAAGATGTGGCCATGTTCCGGGAACACACACCGTGTTTTTTGACAGCGCGGCAGATACAATTGAACTGACACATACTGCAAGAAGCCGCCAGGGGTTTGCTTCGGGAGCCGTTCATGCACTTGAAAACCTTAAGCGCATGCTCGATTCCGGTGAGCTTTCAAGCGGCGCATTGTATTCAATGTCAGATGTTTTCCCTGGAATGTTCTAAACTTTTTCTGTTATCATGCCGAAAATTGAAGGGTATGAGTACGTCCTTTTTGAGCATGATAAACAGAAAATTAATAATAGCAGTTTTTGCAGTTCTCACTTTTTTTGCACCGGTGTTTTCACAGACGCAGTTTCATGAAGTCAAAAAAGGTGAGACTTTGTATGCCATAAGCCGCATTTACGGAATTACAGTTGATGAACTTTGTGCTGCCAATTCCATGACAAAAAATTCAGTCATAAAAGTAGGGCAGAAACTTGCTGTTCCACAGAAAAAAACAGATAATCTTTCAAAAAAAACAACGGTGCCGGCAAAAACCGAGCGCAAGTTTGACACATACACTGTTCAGAAAGGTGACACTTTTTACAGAATAGCCAAAATAAACGGAATTACCGTAGACGAACTCAAGGCGCTTAATAATCTTGACAATGACAGCATTCTTAAAGCCGGACAGAAACTCAAGATTCCGGTTACAATTGTTGATACTACAAACGTAAATCTTCCCGACCTTACGACAAATGATCCGCGTGTTTATTCTGCAAAAAAAGGAGACTCATCTCTGGTCTGGCCTGTTAAAAATCCGCAGGTAACATACATGAAAGGAAAGGTCAGCGGTGTTCAGCTTAGTGCAGCACGTAACGAAACTGTCACCGTAATCCGCGCAGGAACCGTAATGTATGTAGGAAACTACCGCGGTTACGGACAGGTCGTTTTTGTTCAGTCAAAGACGGGTCATATATATGCATATTCGGGGCTTGGTACAATCAAAGTAAAGCGCGGTGACTATGTTGTGTTCGGTGACGCTCTTGGTACAGCCGGAACAGACAGCATAAAGGGAACTTCGCAAATCTGTCTTATGGTATTTCAGAAATCAAATCCAATAGATCCCGCAAAGGCACCCAGGGGATAATTTTTGCAAAAGAGTCAGTAGGTTAAATATCTGTCGCCGCTTTCTTTTGAAAAATAATCTTTTACTTCAAGAATACTTTCTTCGGGCGATTTGTAGTTGAGCATTCTGGTCTGAAAATAATGGCCGAATGAAAACTGTTCGCAGTAGTAGTTGAAGAACCTCTGTATACGTGTTTTGTGAAATTCCGGCGGCTGGAACTTTACAACATTGTCTATGAAATCGAGCGCAACCTGCATTCTGTCTGCGGTTCGTTTTCCTTCATTCTGAATATTTTTAAGTTCGTCAAAAATCCATGGCTTTCTTGCGGCTGCCCTTGCAATCATAAAACCTTCTGCATCCGGTGCGGCATTTTGAGCAACGGCAAGGCTGTTTTTGTCTTTTATTTCACCATTCAGAAAAATTGGAATTTTATCTTTGTAGCGCAGGGCAAGTTTTTGTACGTATGCGTATTTTGGAAGACCGCGGTATTTTTCTTTTATTGTACGCGCATGAAGTGTAATTGCTTCGACGCCTTCTGAAACAAGCATGTCTGTAAAGTCAAAAAGTGATTTTTCGGTAAAATCTTCGGGACCAAGTCGGCATTTTACGCTCAGGCGCATGTGCTTTTCTGTCTGCTTTTCGTAACTGTCCAGCGCATTTTTTACTTTTCTTACTGCAAGGGCTGTTTCTTCCAGAGGTTTAAGCATCCACGCTATTCCGGCTCCTGTTTTGTATATCTGCGGGGCCGAGCATCCCATGTTAAGGTCAACGCCTGTTCCGCCGTATGAACAGACAATGGAAGCGGCTTTTGCAAGGGATTCTGCATCCCATCCGGTAAGTTGCCAGACAATTTTTTCGGGAACAGGTCCGTTAAGAAGATAGTATTTTTCAAACGGCCCCATTGTGGCAAGAGATGTGGCGTTTATCATTTCTGTAAAATATTCGTCACAGCCACCGAATTTTTCTACGGTTCTTCGGAAGGCTTCATGACTGAGCGTTGCCATTGGTGCGCAGATAAAGCGTTTCATTTTGCAGCAAGATATTCGGCAAGTATACGGGCAGCATCACCGCAGAGTTTGGCGCAGGGGCGCTTTTTGTAATATTCGCCGGTGCGTTCCTCAGAAACAGGAGAAGAAGCACTTCCTGCTACAGTGTTTGAAGCAAGGTATTTCTGCGATTCACCCATCGGGGCAAGTCCAAGAAGTTCGCGGCATATAAAAGAGCCGTTCTGTTCCTTAAACTTTTGCATAAGAAGCTGCCCTGTTTTGTAGATTCTGTCCTTTGAATCTTTGTCTTTCGGGTCTGCACTTCCTTCCAGAAAGCCTAAAGTCATAAGCATCCCTGTAACTGTTCCGCAGATTTCTCTCATGCGGCAGACTCCACCGCCAAAAGGCTGGGCTGTTTTAAGGGCAGTTTCCTGTGACAGTCCTATTTCGCTGCTGAAGGTGCACAAGACTGACTGTGCGCAGTTAAAACCTTCCTTGAAGTTCTGTTCAGCTTTCTGTGCTGCTTCTTCTGCCGTCATAATTTTTCCTATGCGTTCAAAGCTTCTACAGCATGTGCTGCTTCGTCAATGTAGCCTTCATCAAGTATTTCTATTTCGCCGTTGTCTACGGTTACCGACATTTTCTGTTCAATAGGAATGCGTGCAAGTACTTTAAGATTAAAGTCTTTTGCAATTCCTTCGATGTTGCTTTCACCAAAGATTTTCATTTCTCTTCCGCAGTCGGGACACTTTACGTAACTCATGTTTTCTATAAGACCCAGAACCGGAACATTCATCATGTTTGCCATGTTTACGGCTTTTTCTACAATGACGCGTACAAGCTGCTGCGGGGATGCCACAACAATGATTCCGTCTACGGGAATTGACTGGAATACGGTAAGCGGAACATCTCCTGTTCCCGGCGGGCAGTCAACGAACATGCAGTCTACGTCTTCCCAGACAACATCTGTCCAGAACTGGCGTACCGCTCCCGAAATTACAGGTCCCCTCCAGATAACTGGTGTTGTTTCCTCGGGAAGAAGGAAATTCATTGACATAATCTGAATTCCGCCCTTGCTTTTTACCGGTTTTATATACTGGCCGGCTTTTCCGTCTTTAAGTGTCATTGTTGCACTTTCGGCTTTTTCTTCACCAAGACCGAATGCCGTAGGAATTGAAGGGCCTGTGATATCTGCATCAAGAATTGCAGCCTTTAAGCCGTCGCGAGAAATTTTACAGGCCAGAAGGCTTGTTACAAGTGATTTTCCGACGCCACCTTTTCCGCTTACAATTCCGATTACTTTCTTTACTTTTGAACCTTCGTGAAGTTTTTCATGAAGATCGCGCTTTTCACAACTTTTGGAGCACTCTGAACATTCTCCGCTACAGTTTTCTGACATATCTTAACCTCTAAAAATGATTTGTTTAACGACTGCAATGCAACCCCTTATAATATAGTAAATTTGAGCACAAACGGCAATGCGGGAAGCTATGTGAAAACCGATTGAAAAGAAAGTTTATCTTTCTGCTCCTTCCGATGTAAATTAAGGGCGGGCTGGCGAAATTTCTACTTTTCTCTTGTATTTTAAAAATAATATGTTATAATTAACTTAAAGTTGATAGGAGTTTTAGAAATATGAATGTAATTTCACTTAAGTTAAAAGTAGTCTTTTGTCTTTCTGCAGTTTTTTTCCTGTTTTCATGTAAGAATCCATTTGATTTGACAGAAGAAACTGATACACCCGCAGATTGCGAAGTAGTGATCGGCGATGAAATGATTTATGGAAAAGAGTTTTCTTTCTCCAGTCTGTATACATCTCAGGCAAGAGCAGCTGCAGTACCTGAAGAAAATATGATTGAAATGGCTTATTTTTCAGTCTGTCCAACATCCGCCGATTCTGTTATGCTTGTAAATGATACATTCGGTTATCTGAATCCTGCAGAAATGAACAAAGAAATTATTCAGACCTGTGATGCTGACACCATAGTATTTAAAAAAGACGTTAGCGGGCAAATAGAAAATTATAATCCCGACGATTTGCTGAATCTTGGAATCAAGTATTATTATATTGACACAAAAGAAAATGTTGAAAACTATAAAGAACTTCTCGAGAATCTTGAAGTTATAGAAGAGTTTTCAATGCCCGAAGAAGAAGTTCTTGAAACTTCGGATGAAGAATCTGTAGAATCTGCAAGATGGATTTTTTCAAAAGTTTTTTCAAAATATTCAATCCGAGGTAAGGTTTATTACAATATTGAAGGTTGTGAACTTCCTGCCTACGGTCTTAAGATCAGCCGTGAAGGAAACTATAAAAGCAATACGGATATAAACGGCAATTTTTCTTTGGGAAGCAAACGCAACTGTTGGGGCCTTTGCTGGATTTATGCGAATTACGAAAACAGTGCCTGTACACTGTCAAATGTTCTTAATATAACAGCTTCTACTTTATTAAAAGTTGACTGGCCGTCAAAACTTACGAATGTAACGATAAAAGCCGATTCGGGATATGCAAAAACAAAGATGGCTGTTTGCAATGAACTGCTTACAAGATACAACGAAGAAACCAAAACACATGGACGCATTCCGCAGGCAAGAGTCTGGACAACGCAGGCAGGAAACGGAATTTCGTCAGCACCGTGTTTTCAATATTTGCTGGGAATAAAACTGCCTGATATTTTCCTTTCAAACTGCAGCAGGGCATCTTATAATAATTTATGTACTCTGCACCATGAATATACTCATTATCTTCACAATGTTTACTGTGAAAACAAAAATAACTTTTGGAATTCTGTAATCTTTTCAGAGATTGGAAGCACGCTTTCAAATATAAGTGTAGATCTTGTAAATGCTATTTTTTCAAATGCAGATTTTGAAAAAAAATATCCAACAGGTTATGATTTTTCGAACAAATACGTTTGTTTTACAGAGAATCTGGCGGAATGGTATTCGTATAACGGATTGTCTAAAGGACCTTTTGGCAAAAAGGCAAATTTAGGTTTAACAGCTAGAGATATTAACAGGTTGAATATTTATGTAAATCAAGGTGTATTTAAGAATTTGATATATCAAAATGTTTGTTCTGCTACCGATATTATTCTTTTGATAGATAAATATGATATAACAACTTTTAATGATTTTTATAAAATTCTTTTACGTATTTACCCGACAAGAAAAACGACCATAGTAAATACATTCAAATCCTATTATATTCCCTATGGAAATGAAATAGAGTATTAAAAAGGAGTGTTTTAAAATATGAATAAAAAAATCTTTTTTGTTGGACTGTGCTTATTTGCATTTTCTTTTTTTTCATGCGACCCTGCGGAAGCATTCTTCAAGCGTATAACGTTTCCAGTTATCTGTTTGGAAAATGATGAACAGCCTGCCAGTAATGTGTATGTAAATTTGAGAAATGATTCATTGTCAAATAAAGTGCTTGCACATGATGAAACAAATTGTAAAGGAGTAGGCTTTATTGTTTTTGTAGAAGTTCCGGATATTAATGGAAAATATAGGTACTTAACAGAAGCTGAATACCGGTGCGAAGATCTTTCCCCTATTGATGCCCAAATTGAAAGTACCGGGGAAACAGATTTCTATATCGTAGTAAATGACAAGGAAACAGAATATTATAATCCGAAATACGAAACAGAGATATTGTATCTTAATGAATTCGATGATGATAGATTTTTTGAAAAGACAGTTTATCTATTACCCAAATCGAAAAAAACTGAATAAAATTATGTGGGCTGGCGAAATTTCTACTTTTCTCTTGTATTTTAAAAATAATATGTTATAATTAACTTAAAGGTGAATGGAAATAATATTTCATATTAGGAGTTTTAGAAATTGAAAAATAAATTTTTAACTTTTTTTTTAATCATATTCATTTGTTTTTCTTTTTTTTCATGCGATCCTCCGGAAGTTCTTGGAAATTATGTACTTTGCATTCCTTTATCTTTATCAGTATTTTCAGAGTCGGAATTAAACACGCCCCTAGAAAAGGTATGTGTTTCTATACATAATGAATCTGTCTCCGACAGTATATTAGCGTATAATGTTACGGATGAATACAATAAAGCGCAATTATTATTTATCTATATTACAAAAGGTTCTTATACTCCAGAGATAAATGAATATGCATGTAAAAATCTGGAAACTCTGGAAACAGTGAAAGCCCAAATTGAAAGTTCCGGGAAAACAGATTTCTATATCGTAGTAAATGACCGGGAAACAGAATATTATAAACCGGAATACGAAACAAAGAGATTATATCTGAATAAATTCAATAATAAGTCTTTTGAAACGACAGTTTATCTTTCTTCTGCTTCCGATGTAAATTAAGGGCGGGCGGCTGGTATCGTTTTGGATGCTTTCTCCCATTGAAAGAGATAAAAAAATAAAATAAAATCTTTCTGTTATGTTTGCACCATTTGACCAGGAGAGTGCTTTTTTAATCTGCAAAAAATTATGTTCCGAACTCGACTCTGGTGTCTCAAAGCTTGTACGCGTTTCAAAATTAAGCGCGGAACGTGAAGGGCAGGGCGTTATGCTTGGCGCTGTTAAATGCACCGATTCTGACGGTAGCGAAGTATATGCGTATACAGTTTCGGGTTCGGCGTATGTTCTGGACAGAGGCGGCATTACGGACATGGTTTTTGTTCCGCCGATAGTTTCTCCTAAAGACATTGCCGCAGCCCTCTCAGAAAATGATGCACAAATACATTCACTTACGGAATGCATCAATGAAGCCAAAAAAAACGGCCGCCCTTATTTACAGATGTCACAGCAGCGCACTTTACTGACTTCTGCTTCTTTAAAAAAAGTAAACGTCCTTTACCGCTTTCACTGCGCAGACAAAAAAATACGCACGCTTAAAGAAATATGTGCCCAATACAACAACGACTCCCTTGCTCCGACCGGAACAGGAGACTGCTGTGCCCCAAAACTTCTGGACTACGCATATTCACACAATCTGGTTGTACAGAGCATGTGCGAAGTCTTTTATAATCCCGGTTTACAGAACGCAAATTCTGTTCCCTGCCCGCCGTGTGATTCCCGCTGCGCAATACTTCTTCCTGCAATGCTCGGTTTAAAAATAATTTACCGCGACGACAGAATAATTGTTGTAGACAAGCAGAGCGGGCTGCTGAGTATTCCCGGCCGCGGCGAAGACAAACAGGACTGCATAACGTCAAGATTAAAACGGCTTTTTCCCAACTGCATACAGCAGCCTTCTGTTCACCGTCTTGATATGGAAACAAGCGGTCTTATGGTACTGGCCTTTGATGCCGAAGCCCACCGCAACTTAAGCCGCCAGTTTCAGGAAGGAACTGTAAAAAAAGAATACGTGGCTCTTCTGGACGGTGTTCTTGCAAAAAAAGGAATACCCGAAGAAGGAACAATGACACTGTTCTTCAGGCTTGACATAGACAACAGACCGCACCAGATTTGGGACGACGTTTACGGAAAAAAAGCCGTTACTTCCTGGAAGATTCTTGATGTTGAACGTTATACTGCACCTGATGGCAGCGTAAGAAATGTAACAAGAGTTTTATTCAAGCCTCAGACGGGACGAACGCATCAGTTAAGGCTTGCATCTGCAGACCCGCACGGGTTCGGCATTCCGATTGTAGGAGACACGCTTTACGGTAAGTGTGAAGAAGGGGAACGTCTTATGCTCCACGCGCGCTACCTGGCTTTTGACCACCCGACAGACGGCCGCCGCATGGAATTTCAACTGGAAAGCGGGTTTTGACTAAGAGAGATGCTATTCTGTTTTGTAAGATTCTACCAGGCATTTATATCTTTTGTCTGCTTTGCCGAAGTTTCTGCAAGAACCTGCTTCAATTGCTGCATTCATTGCAAGAAGATTTGTCTGGCTTGAAATTTTTGAAATATATGTAAATGCAGTTTTTCCTGTTGGAACCATTGTATAATAGAAAGGTTTGCCCTTACACTCCTTTCTATTGTATTGTTTACAGTTTTTTGAATAAATTATAGAATCTTGTGATGTTATGCAAAGTATGCCGACGGTGCGGGCTTTGTGCAGGACCTGATGAACTAAAGACTTTCTCTTCCCAAAACGTATGTCTTTCAACAATTCTGCCTCATTCTTTTAAGGCTGAATCCGGCGGTTCTTCCTGTGACATAGGCATTGCCTTTGATTTGGGAACAACCACTATTGCGGCTGCTGCCTTTTCCCTGCAGGACGGAATGCTCCTTGCTCAAAAGGGCGAGACAAATGCCCAGGTTCCGTTCGGTGCCGACTGCATTTCAAGAATCTCTTTTGCGGCATCCGGCGGTTTGCAGAAGCTTCATGCAGTTGTTTCAAGCCAGCTTGCTTCCATAGCGCAGTCCCTCTTGATGACAATTGCTCCGGCATTTCTTTCGCAAAGAAGGGGACGGCCGCAGATAAAAAAAATTGTAATCGCCGGCAATACAGTTATGCAAAGTCTCGCCGCCGGCCTTGATGTACAGACGCTGGGTGCTTTTCCGTTTACGCCGCCATCATATTTTGGAAAGACTTTTGATGATGTCTTTAACGGAACTTCTCTTGAAGACTGTGGCGCCGAAGTCTTTTTTGCACCGGCAGTTTCGGGCTTTATAGGCGGCGATGCATTGTGTTCAGCCCTGTCATGCGGCCTGGTTTCTGATACAAACGCTTTCCTTGCCGATGTTGGAACAAACTGCGAGATGGCTGCCTACAACTCAAAGACACAAAAACTTTTGTTTGCATCTTCTGCGGCTGGCCCTGCTTTTGAAGGATACGGGATTTCTTGCGGCTCTTCTGCAAAGGGAGGTGCTGTTTCGCGTGTATATATGAAAGAAAACAACATATGCTGTTCGGTTATAGGCGGCGGCAGTGCACAGTCCATCTGCGGAACAGGCGTTCTTTCGGCTGTAAGCGCATTTTTAAAGGCAGGAATAATTGACTGCCACGGAACAATTGCAAATGGCAGCGATTTTATAAACATCGGCGGCAGTGTGCGTTTAACGCAGCAGGATATACGCAATTTTCAGCTTGCAAAGGCTGCAGTTATGGCAGGACTTACAATTCTTTCACACAAAGCAGGGGTTACATCAGATGCAGATTTGTATCTTGCCGGCGGCTTCGGCAGTTCGTTTTCACCGCAGGATGCAGCCTCAACCGGAATGATTCCGCGCTTTCTTTCGTCACGTACGCTTTCCTGCGGTAACGCCTCACTTTCGGGCGCGGCGATGATTCTTTTGAGCAGTACAGAAAGACAGCATATTCTTGATTTGGCTGCAATTGCAGAATTTACGGAACTTGCCGTTCAGGATGATTTTCAGGAAGTGTATATAAAATCTTTGGAATTTGATGTTTAAGTTCGGTAGACAAGATAAAAAAAAGACTGCCTCAAGTCTGAGACAGCCTTCTTTTTACTTTAATATCTACGAGTTTTAGCTTACTGAAACTCGCTAAGATAACGGGGATGTCTACATCTCCGTTATCTTATTTATCTTGCATATTCTATGATGCGGGTTTCCCTAATCATAGTAATTTTGATTCTTCCGGGATAGCGAAGGTCAGTTTCGATCTGTTTTGCTATCTGCTTTGCAAGTTCCTTGACCTGGTCGTCAGGAATTTTTTCGTTGTTG
Proteins encoded in this window:
- a CDS encoding Mrp/NBP35 family ATP-binding protein, with product MSENCSGECSECSKSCEKRDLHEKLHEGSKVKKVIGIVSGKGGVGKSLVTSLLACKISRDGLKAAILDADITGPSIPTAFGLGEEKAESATMTLKDGKAGQYIKPVKSKGGIQIMSMNFLLPEETTPVIWRGPVISGAVRQFWTDVVWEDVDCMFVDCPPGTGDVPLTVFQSIPVDGIIVVASPQQLVRVIVEKAVNMANMMNVPVLGLIENMSYVKCPDCGREMKIFGESNIEGIAKDFNLKVLARIPIEQKMSVTVDNGEIEILDEGYIDEAAHAVEALNA
- a CDS encoding ASKHA domain-containing protein, with translation MLCKVCRRCGLCAGPDELKTFSSQNVCLSTILPHSFKAESGGSSCDIGIAFDLGTTTIAAAAFSLQDGMLLAQKGETNAQVPFGADCISRISFAASGGLQKLHAVVSSQLASIAQSLLMTIAPAFLSQRRGRPQIKKIVIAGNTVMQSLAAGLDVQTLGAFPFTPPSYFGKTFDDVFNGTSLEDCGAEVFFAPAVSGFIGGDALCSALSCGLVSDTNAFLADVGTNCEMAAYNSKTQKLLFASSAAGPAFEGYGISCGSSAKGGAVSRVYMKENNICCSVIGGGSAQSICGTGVLSAVSAFLKAGIIDCHGTIANGSDFINIGGSVRLTQQDIRNFQLAKAAVMAGLTILSHKAGVTSDADLYLAGGFGSSFSPQDAASTGMIPRFLSSRTLSCGNASLSGAAMILLSSTERQHILDLAAIAEFTELAVQDDFQEVYIKSLEFDV
- a CDS encoding pseudouridine synthase, with amino-acid sequence MFAPFDQESAFLICKKLCSELDSGVSKLVRVSKLSAEREGQGVMLGAVKCTDSDGSEVYAYTVSGSAYVLDRGGITDMVFVPPIVSPKDIAAALSENDAQIHSLTECINEAKKNGRPYLQMSQQRTLLTSASLKKVNVLYRFHCADKKIRTLKEICAQYNNDSLAPTGTGDCCAPKLLDYAYSHNLVVQSMCEVFYNPGLQNANSVPCPPCDSRCAILLPAMLGLKIIYRDDRIIVVDKQSGLLSIPGRGEDKQDCITSRLKRLFPNCIQQPSVHRLDMETSGLMVLAFDAEAHRNLSRQFQEGTVKKEYVALLDGVLAKKGIPEEGTMTLFFRLDIDNRPHQIWDDVYGKKAVTSWKILDVERYTAPDGSVRNVTRVLFKPQTGRTHQLRLASADPHGFGIPIVGDTLYGKCEEGERLMLHARYLAFDHPTDGRRMEFQLESGF
- a CDS encoding C-GCAxxG-C-C family protein — its product is MTAEEAAQKAEQNFKEGFNCAQSVLCTFSSEIGLSQETALKTAQPFGGGVCRMREICGTVTGMLMTLGFLEGSADPKDKDSKDRIYKTGQLLMQKFKEQNGSFICRELLGLAPMGESQKYLASNTVAGSASSPVSEERTGEYYKKRPCAKLCGDAARILAEYLAAK